Within Channa argus isolate prfri chromosome 4, Channa argus male v1.0, whole genome shotgun sequence, the genomic segment GGGAACCCGGACAGATTCAGCTCCTGCCACGGGGAATGTGTTGTGGTCGTCAACTACATCCCAGGAACTATTGACCtctttgtcacatttgttgGGCCCTGTACTGTCATGGTTGTGCTGTATTTAAAGGTGtttcttgttgctctttctcAAATGCGTGTAATTCAGTCACAGACTGCTGCTACCAATGCTAAAGCAGCTCTAACCACTAAACAATCACAAGGGAaggcagccaggactcttggcaTTCTGATAGttgtgtttctaatgtgtttctGCCCTTATTACTACCCAACATTTGCAGGTGAGGACACCTCTACCAACTTGTCCTATTACTTCATATTAACTTGGATTGAGTTACTAAACTCTTGCTTAAATCCTCTTATTTATGCtatgttctacccctggtttagaaaggCTATAAAACTAATCTTTACACTCAGAATACTGCAGGTTCACTCTCGAGAGGTTTGCATTGTGTagttgaaaatgaaagaatgtgtcattttttacactttttaaacactgtcTCACCTCAGAACAGACTGTTTTGAAGCACCACAGAAAACCTAACCACCGGCCtcacacagaaaatacacatcTAAATGCTCAATGAAGTGCAATAATGCACAAAGGCTTATGTCACTGCAAATGTCTGATTGTAAATCATGTGTGCGTgtcaataaaacattacatatacaaatatacatttaaaggCAAAGATTCATCTTAATTTTATAAAAGGCTTTTCTTACATTTATCAGCTATGATTCCAGTTTTGTCTCCAGATTGTCATAAGCTCCATGATACAAAATAACCAAACATGTTTAATGTACTATAATAACtatcatacagtaaatacaaagccaaaaaatacacatacaaataatacaCGTTAACTGgttgtaatatacagtacaataacaGTACACATTTCTGGTTCTCTGTGTATTCTCATCAGATTACTATGACTTAGAAAGTGGATGCACTGCATTCTAGACATCAATGCTATTAAAAAGTCATCTATCAGTTACTTTAATGCAACGTTGCTGTTACATTAACTTGTCAATTTTCCCGTTGtctaaataaacatgaaactgTGCATGTTCTGTCCACCTAAAATAACAGCACTTaaaaatgtccacacacactaacactacCTCCTCGTATTTATTGTGGATCATCGCACTGGCCACATAATGTTCCCACTCAGCACCTTGCATTACATTGCTTTCTCATCAATGAATTCCTTATACAACATTTCAGTGTGAAGATTAACATGGTTAAAAGCAGTCACacagtagaaaaaaacaaatattgctgTAATGCCCCCAAACCAGACGTGCCCCCAGTGGACACTGTAAGTGATTCTTACAGTGTCATTATAAATCTAAACAAATTATTCATCCCTGCCAATTTACATACAGTGACAAGACATGTACAATCTGTCTGTACCCGGAGGAATACATGGGACCTAAGGTAACTTCAGGTGCTTGGTACAGAAGAAATTCTTAATGGcaacatgttttttatattacaataatccattttttaatatttttaagatATATCACTTGATCGTGTTTCAACTGAAGCTAACATCTATCTGAGCAGCTGGCACTAGGCCTGCTTGCCAACTCGTTTTCTCATCAACAAACTCCTCACATCCTTTCTATACAGCGAGCCCCTAGTGTGATCAAGTTCCAGAGTCAGTAGGCCTCCCTCCAGCTCTGGAGCCAGGCCTTGACAGTTTCCCACATAAGCTTTATGGGGACTGTTATCAGCCTACCTGGGTAGTGGTAAGGGAAAGTAGGGGGTACTGTCTCTGACTCTGGACATAGAGGAGGCTGCTTCAAACCTACGGTCAGCAGTTAAAACCCCAGCTCTTCCAGCTGATGTCAAAATGTTGTTGAGCAACACGCTGGAGGTTGCTACTATGTGTTACTTCTCTTGATTCTTCAGTTGCTTTGGATAAGCTCCCTAGATCATAGCCTGCCTAAGCATTGGCTCCATCTCCCGTTCAACCTCCAAAAGGATTTCATCTTCAAAAAAACCTCAAATGCTACCTCTGCATCCAACACTGGACTCCTGCTCGCTCTCCTGACCTATGATACCGATGACAGCATAGCAATGTAGTGGTCCACTTgtctaaaaatagatttataaTGGGTATGATGAAGAGTTTATTAAAAAGAGTGTGTTCTGTAGTTTGGAAATGGTTCAGCAATAATTCAGATGTGGAAATCCATGATTTACAGGTTGTTTTCCAAACACAGCATGTTAAGGCAACAGTAAGAAAACCCCTGTATGTCTCCATCAATTCTTTACAGGAGAGACAATTTAGTTCAGTCAAAGACATGTCGGACACACAAGATGCCTTATGAATGACCTATTAATGTTGTAAACTTCAAACTTGAATGCTGTTAGAACGTAAAGACTTTCTGCAGCTCCTCGGTTGCCAAACGCAATTTACAGAAGTGGAAATTGGAGAAATTAGGGAAATGATATACCACTAAAACTGAGGCTACATGTGAAACGTaatagcagaagaaaaaaaaagacagatgaagTGAAAAATTATAATGATGACAAGAGACAGAAGTTACATCATCTCCTAAGGTTCCTAAGAGTGACGTAAGAGGAAGATAAAACAACTGACTGGTACAAAGTTTAGTCAGTTGTCGTCTTGCCTCCACCTTATCCCtacttctctcctcctctgatGGATAACACTGGGAGTCCTCACCTCTGCTTCCCCAACCTCAACTCCTCCTGCAGACGACTTCTACGACATCCATCTGAGGCTGTTCTACTCTACACCCTGCTCGCCTTTGTCTCTCTGCTCACCGTGACACTCAATATACTCATCATCTTCTCCATCTCTTATTTCCAGCAACTCCACACCCCGACCAACAACCTGCTACTGTCTCTGGCTGTGTGCGACATGGGAGTGGGACTGCTGGTGATGCCTATTGAAGGCCTGCGCTACATTGAGACATGTTGGCTGCTGGGGAGGTTAATGTGTGCTCTGAGTCCCTATGTGTTTTATGGTCTGGTCTCGACCTCCTTGGGTCACATGGTGCTCATATCCATAGTCCGTTATCTCACCATCTGTCACCCACTGCAACACAACACTAAAATCACAATTACTAATGTTAACATCTCTATCTGTCTATGTTGGACATCTGCATTCATCTACAATGGGTTAATTCTGATGGACCACATGGGGAACCCAGACAGATTCAGCTCCTGCCGTGGAGAATGTGTGGTTGTCATCAACCACATTCCAGGAACTGTTGACCtctttattacatttgttgGGCCCTGTAGTGTCATGGTTGTGCTGTATATGAAGGTGTTTCTGGTTGCAGTTTCTCAAGTGCGTGTAATTCGGTCACAGACTGCTGCCACCACTGCCAAAGCGGCTCCAACCACTAGAAAATCCCAAACAAAGGCAGCCAGGACACTTGGGATTCTGGTAGTTGTATTTCTAATTTGTTTCTGCCCATATGTCTACCCCATTCTTGCAGCTGAGCAGAATTCCACTAACTTGTCTTATTACTCCATTTTGACTTGGATCATGTTGTTAAATTCTTGCCTAAACCCTCTGATTTATGCtctgttctacccctggtttagaaaagctatgaAACTCACCTTCACATTCAAAATACTGCAGGCTCACTCACACGATGCTATGATCATGTAAACGGTGATAAATCATGTTAGTCACTGTTTTGAAAGCACTGCCTCACCTCTGAAGCACCACTGAGACCCCGAACAATCACTTTTGACAGAGATCTTATTTTGTCACACGATCATGTTGTAAACAAGATTTTCTCATAATAACACAGCTCAATTTTTAAGTGAAGCAGaagaaactgatttttaaacGTTTTTCAGCTATGTGTTTATTCATCGTTCAAGTACGTTCAAGTAgattaacatgtttttgttaacTCTGTTTAGTCTATGCTCTTTACTATAATATTGGGTTAtggtttttgaaaatatttaaatctctGACATCTATGCTCTGTTTAAGTATGACACTACCTATTtgtaataaaaaggaaagaaaatacacaatcCTCCTATTGCTATATTGCAACCAAACAACACTCCCAATGGACAATGGTAACATACCGTGATTTTCCTACATTATGTAATTCTCCAGTTATAGATGTGTCAAAATTAACTTAATATGGAAATCTCAGCAAAAATCCCTCGTCCGTATGGAAAAGCCTGTACTCACTAGAAATGCATCTGTCTGTAGTCATGCACAGGCATCACACGAGTCTTAAGGGGACAAGACACTGAGTAATCGATTTTCTGAATATACACCAATTGCTCGataaataaatgtcagcagAAATCTGCCCATTGTCATTATTAGTCTCTAGTCACACAGGGGAAATTCAAGGGTCTTAAGATAAATATACTATATGTATTAACTACTTCTTtgtacaacagaaaaaaaaaaaaactttaaatcaacttttgctttttacatGCATCTATTTTCCTACCATTTTTAAACTAAGTTTAACTGATTTAGAAAAGttgttcacatttgttttatttataaaactatAGTTTGTATGTGCATGGTGCTAATATCCATAGTCCGTTATCTGACTGTTACCCCCCTGCCACACAACACTAAAATCACAATTACTAACGTTAACATCTTTGTCTATGTTATTATCAACCACATTCCAGGAACTGTTGACCTTTTTATCACATTTGCCCTTTACAACACATCATCTCTCTTATCTTTTTGAAGACATAACAATCCATTGTAACATTGATAAAAACTTAAGCTTTTACTCAacttaaatttgtttgtttaaggtTGTTTGTAAGGTTGATATTCTGATTAACTGATAAAGATCTCTCTAGTCTATGACCTCACAATTGAGTAGCAGTAGGCAGGATAATGTAGCTGCCATCAAGCCTCCCAGTCAGCTAGCCCCATTCCCATTAAGTCTCATCTGACCAGTGACAATGAGTCTCAGCTATCCAGAAACTATACTTGAAACTATGTCAAAGTACTGGCTCATTTTAGTGCAACGAATGGCTCTTAAAAACCTGACTAGTTACttgaaaacagctttttgtaAGTCTCATGGATTTCATTGCTCTTCTCACTATCAATACCAAAGCTCAACAAGGTCTATTTGACACCTTGGTGTTTGAAAGAAAGCATGCTGTTGAACTGGAGATCTGAccacaaataatgaaaattattctACAATGTTTTTATGTCTAGGGGCACAAATGTGTCCTGAAATACAATGGTAGCTAATCAGTATCACTAAACACAATCCTAAATTTGCTTTTCACTCCATATCTGAGATTTATAAAAAGCAATAATCTCTTAGCTGTTCATCCTTAACAGCTTGTGAGTTTCCTGATTTTTTCTGCAGTAAAATACATGGCATTAGATAAAAATCAGTTCATCATCAAAAGTAGGGTGGTGTGTCTGGCTTATGTGTTATAAATGTTGAAGCAGAAAAACTAATCCTGCAGGATTAGAAGGAGCGTTTCCTTTTTGGTCTTGTTGGTTATTAAAAAACACCTTAAAGAGCTgacaatagtaataataaataataaaagtcaaTAATTAGATCACAATTTACTGTAAACTTGACTGAAAATAGGAAAGAGTTTAATTCCAAACACTGTTTGTTTATGGGGTCTTTCATTGTGATTTATCATTGAACTACAGCTACAAAACCGATACCTGAAAAAACCTATAATGTTTGGCTCATGTGCAAGTGGTAAATAGAAGATAAATGCCAAAAATGAGGGAGAGAAAAACGAAAGGTGCTGATTAAGTTATAGATTATGACGATGACAAGGGACAAAAGTTACATCATCTCTTAGGGTTCTTGGAAAAATGGGAGGGATAAATGAACTGTCTCATAATAAGATCAAGGAGTTGTCTTCTTGCCTCCACCTCTACCCTGCTTCTCTGCTCCACCGATGGACAGCACTGCAGGCCCCCCTCTCTGCTTCCCGAACCTCAACTCCTCCTGCAGACGACTGCTACGACCACCTTCTGAGACCGTTCTACTCTACACCCTGCTCGCCTTTGTCTCTCTGCTCACCGTGACACTCAATATACTCATCATCTTCTCCATCTACCACTTCCGGCAGCTCCACACACCGACCAACAACCTGCTACTGTCTCTGGCTGTGTGCGACCTGGTAGTGGGACTGCTGGTGATGCCTATTGAAGGTCTGCGTTACATTGAGACATGTTGGCTGCTGGGGAGGTTAATGTGTGCTCTGAGTCCTTATCTCTTTTACTGTCTGGTCTCGACCTCCTTGGGCCACATGGTGCTCATATCCATAGTTCGTTATCTGACCATCTGTGACCCACTGCATCACAACTCTAAGCTCACCATCACTAATGTTAACGtctgtatttttctctgttGGGCCTCTTCAATTATTTACAATGGGTTATTTACAATGGACCACTTGGGGAACCCAGACAGATTCAGCTCCTGCCACGGAGAATGTGTCGTAGTAATCAGCCGCATCTCTGGAACTGTTGACCtctttgtcacatttgttgGGCCCTGTACTGTTATGATTGTGCTATACATGAAAGTGTTTGTGGTTGCCGTTTCTCAAGTGCGTGTTATTCAGTCACAAACTGCTGCCAATGCCAAGGCTCCAACCACTAGAAAGTCACAAACAAAGGCAGCCAGGACACTTGGAATTCTGATAGttgtgtttctaatgtgtttctGCCCATTTTTCTATCCCGCTCTTGCAGGTCAGGACAGCTCCACTACCATGTCCTATTTCTCTGTACTGTCATGGATCATGTTGTTGAATTCCTGTTTAAACCCTCTGATTTATGCtatgttctacccctggtttagaaaagcaaTCAAACTTATCTTCACACTCAGAATACTTCAGGCTCACTCCCGGGAGGTTATGATCATGTAGGCAGAGTAGGAAGTGTTAGCAACAATTCATTTTCACTGTATTGGAAACACTGTCTCGCCCTTGACCCTACTGTTTTAAAGCACCACACTCAACAATGGCCTTGGACCAGGGTTTCTCACAGCTTTGTTGTAATTAGATTTCTCTCATGAATACAGATCTCAATGCTAAGTGAAGCACATTGACCACTTATATAAATATTGATGGCTCTGTATGCATAGCAGGTGAGTATGTCAGCAAAATATAATtacttaaacaaatataaagataaatttaaacatgcaaattcaCAACAAGCAGGATTGTGTCTTATATTTTAGCTTtatgtttttgagttttatCTCAACTAGACTCTCATAAGATATATAAAAATTGTGTTACTTCACATTGACAAATATTAACATCATAGgactatattttaaatattgttaattCTAGGTGATTGTGATACAATGTAATAATCCTAAATTCAACAGTATTCAGTAGATTTCTTAgtttttctaaatgttgttTAGACTCGTCTGTACACTATTAAACTACTTTCCTTGCGACATCTGCAATTAAAAATGATCTAATTGTGTGGCTATTACCTCTGTTATGTTTTATACAATAGTGGTTTATTAACCAAATAAATAGctaaaaaaatcatttagtgCTCATAACTGCTATAATACTACACATTTATACCATTATTCTGGATTATAATTTTGCCTCTGTAAGACTTACCCTCTCTGCAGCTATACCCAGGTCTTCGTGTGAATCGGGCctgtaaaaaaagagaaataaaaaaaaatggtaaaaaaacatttgagcaTGAGGGTAGAAAACAGCTGGTACTTTATACAGTGGAACTTATGGTCAGGAATTTATATTGATTTTCTAAATATACACCAATGGCTCGataaataaatgtcagcagAAATATGTCACCCGTGATGAAATTAGCCCACAATCACTATCAGTCTGTAGTCACACAGGGGAAATTCAAGGATCTTAAGATAACTGTACTATGTGTATTAACTACTTCTGTCTacaacagacaaaagaaaaaaaaatttcacatttgttttatttataaaagatTTTTATGTGTTGTGCCCACCCAATGCTAACATATAGGTAGGTTTAAGTTATTATGATGGATTctcaaaaaaaaactgtcatatCCAAAGAGGAATACAGAACACattcaaaattgtttttattgtatgtaaCTGATGTAAACTGCATtatagtaaaattaaataaagctaaCTTTATTAAACATGAAAATTAGAGAAGATctttgactgaaaaaaaatgcatacacATTTACTTTCTACACTAAAGTCAAAGTTGTCATTTAGTGCAAAACTGAACAACACTGGACACTTGatgttttgaaatttgttttgtattcacCCTTTTTGACAATCATCTAGTTCAGGGAAAATATTTTACTAGATTATTAATATCTACATTTATAAAGTGTGTTTACTGGTCTCTATATGCATGTAAAGATCAAATGTTAGATCAAATTTGAGAAGTCTGactgctaaaaaaaatatgctAATCTGTGTGATATTTATTTCGGTCCTTTTTAATTCACGTCAGTATTACACAGTTATCAAATGCCCCTTTTGTTTAATTACTGTCCaaagaacaagagaaaaaaaatttaaaaccaaaaacaaactggattaaaaagaaatataaaaaacaagagATACAAATACTTAATATCAGTAGAAGTCAAAATTCTGATTCACCCTGATGGGGTCATTTTAACTTCTATTCTGAAATGACTGTGCAAGGATTATTTTTTGGGGGTCCAGAGCAGCATAGTCCGGGATCAAATTGGGGGACTAGAAAGCTGTAAATGTTGCTCAAATTGGTTTATACTTGCAGCTGAGCTTGTCAGATAAAAAATGCCATCAGTGTTCCTTTCTGATGTTACATCatctctttatcttttttattttatacctaTTCATCGTTATTACCCGCCAAACATTTCCAGTTATTAATTAACAAAGACACTGTTTATACTATGAGAAATATGCCTTATGTAAGACTGATATGTGTAGTGAATACATAAAAATTACCAAAGTaataacaaaatactgtaaaagaagAAGACACAGAAAGGCAAAGGTTACATCATCTTTTCGAGTTTCTGGAAAAAAGGGAGGGTGGTGCAGGAGGAAGATAAAATAACTGTTTGGTGAGGACTTTGATCATTTGTCCTTTTGCCTCCACTTCGTCCCTACTTCTCC encodes:
- the LOC137126204 gene encoding trace amine-associated receptor 13c-like, encoding MDSTAGPPLCFPNLNSSCRRLLRPPSETVLLYTLLAFVSLLTVTLNILIIFSIYHFRQLHTPTNNLLLSLAVCDLVVGLLVMPIEGLRYIETCWLLGRLMCALSPYLFYCLVSTSLGHMVLISIVRYLTICDPLHHNSKLTITNVNVCIFLCWASSIIYNGLFTMDHLGNPDRFSSCHGECVVVISRISGTVDLFVTFVGPCTVMIVLYMKVFVVAVSQVRVIQSQTAANAKAPTTRKSQTKAARTLGILIVVFLMCFCPFFYPALAGQDSSTTMSYFSVLSWIMLLNSCLNPLIYAMFYPWFRKAIKLIFTLRILQAHSREVMIM
- the LOC137126194 gene encoding trace amine-associated receptor 13c-like, which codes for MDNTGSPHLCFPNLNSSCRRLLRHPSEAVLLYTLLAFVSLLTVTLNILIIFSISYFQQLHTPTNNLLLSLAVCDMGVGLLVMPIEGLRYIETCWLLGRLMCALSPYVFYGLVSTSLGHMVLISIVRYLTICHPLQHNTKITITNVNISICLCWTSAFIYNGLILMDHMGNPDRFSSCRGECVVVINHIPGTVDLFITFVGPCSVMVVLYMKVFLVAVSQVRVIRSQTAATTAKAAPTTRKSQTKAARTLGILVVVFLICFCPYVYPILAAEQNSTNLSYYSILTWIMLLNSCLNPLIYALFYPWFRKAMKLTFTFKILQAHSHDAMIM